In Vespa velutina chromosome 1, iVesVel2.1, whole genome shotgun sequence, the genomic stretch TGTCTCCAGGAATCCGAACGAGATGAAGAGAAGTTCTCGCTAGAGGAAACCGACGAAGCACGTTTATGCTGTTTCTGTTGAATTTCGGCGATTTGGTAAGCGTAGTGATCGTTACGTGTATAACGTTGTCTTTGATCGGCCGCGCAAGGCCAAAGAAATCTAGCTCCCCACCATCGATAACTGGGGCACTGGCTCGTTTCCAAGAGTTTCGAAGTGCAGACGCATGGTGCTTGATGCTCCTTAGAAGATCTGTCTACCAGACTATTCGTATTGGCTGGTGTTTGACGGTTACTGAAATTCGAACTATGCCGGCATCTACCAATTCCTCTTGTCACGCGAGATTCTTCAATAGCTTTACATATTAAGATGCAGTCCTTTTTGAATTGCTTCGTAAGAATAGCATAGAGAAAAGGATTGCAACAGGAGTTCAATGGTAACACGAAAACAGCGAATACCTTTGCTTGCTCTAAGGACACTAATTGTAACCCAAAAGCTGCGGTAAGCGAGAAGAATGCTATCGGTGACCAACATAAAAAGTCTGTAAATACAAGAAGTGCCATTCGTTTTGCGATACGAGAATCGTTCGAATTCCAAGCTTGCGAGCCACGTATTGCACAGTACATTTTGAGATAACAGcccattaaaattaaaaatgctaCTCCATTGATGAGCATTAGGAAGACTACGTAAATTAAGGCTGCAATGCCACTAGTCTCAAATGGTAAACATATCGCAAATTTCCTGTAATCGGAAATACCGAAAAGCGGTAGAGTAGCCATTGATGTGGCAAATCCCCAGCCTATAGTCATGATATACACGGCATGCTTTAACGAAAGTCTTTTATTGAGATGCATCGCATGGGTTATTgcataatttctttctaagGTGATCACAGCTAGGGTATAGACGCTTAATTCGGAACTCAGGACGCCAAGAAATCCTGCTAATTGACATCCTGCCGACATTTGCCAAGGTATGGCATACATTTTGAATTCTCCTAGAGTAGATGCATCAAGCACAGCCAATAAAcctataacatattttttttttctataaaccAGATACATTTCCCCACTCTTTgacttatttctatttattattattgttattaaaattgagaaaatattttctttttcttgacgCTCACCTAAATAAACACCCATAAAAAAATCAGCTGCAGCCAAGTTGCATACTAAAAATCGAGGTACATCCATCTTGCTTCTCGAAAATATTAACACGAACACTACAGTTCCGTTTCCAAGCATAGCAAGTAGAAAAACTATCCAGACTCCGCAGCGTAACGTCCACCAATCGAACAGATCTTGACACGGCAAAAATGGACCTGAAAgattgttataaattaaaagtcaTATTTCACGATAGGAATGTGATAAAATACCAACCAGGCTGTGGTAAGCATTGAACATGAGAAGGCACTGTTTGTCCCGGTGCTGCATTCTGCCCAATTTGTTCCTCAATGTAGTCCTCGCTGTAGGGAGGTACGTTCCCGGAATATGTAAAATCTGGACCAAAGTTATCCCAAAGTTCGTTTAGTTGCGACCCAAACTTATCGCTCAAATTATCTAAAAAGTATAATTGCTATAGTACTGATTTGACTGCTTGTCAATCTAACGCATGCAAGACTTCTTGAATGAGGTATTTCTTGTACTGTACACAAAGTGTAACAAGAGCTGTGAAATGTATGTATCAAATAtgttaattgtattaattatgaatttcACATCAGCTTGGTGTTAGTTTGACAATCCTGACGAGTTATGTATTAAGCAACTTACctttttcatgttttattttatatcatgcAAGATGCAACCTTAGTAGTAATTCAGTTGGCTGTGAATTATAAAGTCTGCTCTTATTTCCATTAAATATATGACAATACAGGCGCGCGAATGATTCCATGtaagcatatataaataatgtgcacgtgtatatatacaaatatatatatataaatataaacaatataaataaaacgaaattcttaaaaatatctttctctcaacATAGCTAGTAGcatattcttatttcattcACATGTTACacgaatacaaaataaaaataatattaataacttacTTAGATGAGGCCAAACATCGCCGAAACTGGAATTCCACAAGGTCATATCAAATTCATTATCCGTAGGGAATAAAACAGATTCTTGCAATGATGATTTTGTTACGGTGTCTTCTATCTCGATTGATAGAAATGAACAGCAATGATAAGCGTAGGAAAGGACCATGGTTTGTACGCGTGGAAATTTGTCGGGTGACGGAAATTGTCTTAACGCTGgattattaaaagttttcaGATGTAACAATCCTGCGAGTCCGTTAACTGGTAAAGTTGGGAACACGTTGTTTCCAAGATTTCTAcaaaaatcgagaaaaatttatatagtagtgtaatatatagaaacctattcgaaattttatactttatttatacttaCAGATCTTCCAAATGTTTCGTCTCTGTAAATGCACCAGGATCAATGTAatctatataattactttCTAAATCCCTAAAAGAGAACTATACATGAAACGTGTCAACGGTATTTACCAACATTTACATTcctatttatatgtattttaattataaatttataatatattgaaaccATTAAAGAAAACATAACTTACAAAACTTGAAGTTTCGATAATCCAGAAAATGCATCTCTCGAAAttgttttcaaattattatttgctaATAAAAGATCATGTAACATGTTCAAAGTTTTAAAGGGTGCATCGGATATCGACGAGATCGCATTGTTTGCCAAATCTCTAAAACAAGattaaagtatatattgtatgaaataaaattgacgataaataataaatatataatacgtaaaatTTTAAACGCAAATATAACTCACATACTTACAAGACGCGAAGATTATGGCAATTTCTTAAATTTGGGATTTTTGtcaaataattcgatttcACATCactgaaatgaaaatatattacatgtgCGTGTGGCTAGTCTCCTCTTATGTCATTGTGCAATAAGATGAACAGAGAGACCTACATTTCGCAAGCAGTCTAGTAAGAgtaatcaatttcaatttcgatACAAACACGATTCAAAAAGAGATCGAAAATACTTTTGTTAAGAAATTGTTCACGCATTGTTAATTAAGTTCATGATGGATATCGTAGAAAAACTTACAAACTTTTCAATTTTGGACATTGAACGCAAAGATCGGGTGGGATTGCTTTAAGCCGTGCACGATCTAATTTCAACACCTCTAAAGAACTCGTTCCATTAAGATTAGGAAaaattctcatttcttttacaTCAGACAGTATCCTGTAACATATTTTTCGTCGTATTCAATGtaacatttgtttttaaattattcaaaatcttcctttcttatatacgattaaataaaattcacagAAAAAGTTGGATGATATTCATTTCGCgcaaaaaatacatatacttacAACTTACGAAGTTTATGAAGATTTTGAAAAGTATTATCGTTTATCTGTTTGATCGGATTTCCACGTAAATCGAGTGATATCAAATTGTCAATACTTTGAAATATATGTCCGTCGAGTTGTTGTACTTTGTTGTTGGAAATGGATCTgtgagaaataagaataaaaactatttttgATTATGTAAGTAGTACGACGCGATATTCAAagcataaattttataaaaaaaaaaaaaagaaaaaaaacttacaaATCTTCGAGTGCATCAAGTTTTATAAGAGCAATTGGAATTTCTGTTAAATAATTGTCATCGAGTTCcctgaaaaaaattaatattaataacaaaaaagatctAAGTATAATACCGACAAAATTTAGGTACTCACAGTATTCGAAGACTCGTCAAATTTTCAAATGCATCTTCGTGAATTGTATATAGATGATTACGTCGTAACGAccttgaaaaattttacagataatcattaattcgttattacaacattttgtataattaaaaatcaaatacgtcatattaataagaaaacattttattgattaaaagtgtatatatacatatatatatctactcaCAAAAATTCAAGATTAGGAAGTTGATGAAAAACGTGCTCCGAAACACGCGTTATATTGTTGTTCGTCAAGTcactgaaataaattaaaattaaaaataaatatataaatattacaaaattttatttatattaatctaatatttattaataattgtgtatatatgtatataatatgtttcctgttaatattaatttatttcaaatagacACGCGAAATAATGTTTCCTCTGTCtacttagaaaaatattactatctccaaatatatatattgtataatctAATCGAGCATACAAAAGATATCCATACTTCTAACGTCTAAAAGTTATACGGATATaagaacgatataaataattctaaccCAAGCAACCTTTCTGTTAGAGCCCGTAATATTGCTGGAATCTAAATCTGCAGAGTGCTCGCGGAATTGTCGCCCGCACTCGAGAGATAactttggaaaaaagaagaagagaaatgaaaagaacatAATAAAGTAACCTCAagaatatataactttatatgtatatatataaacgattctttatatatttttttaaataaataaaattcaagctgtatattaattcgaatttttgcctacgtattatatgaattaaatgGAGTCCTAAAatttatactctctctctctctctctctctctctctctctctctctctccctctctctatctatctatgtatctatctatctatctttctttctttctcgtcaaaattataaaaataatatttttgaaaatgtaaaaaattcgaattgtatattattttagatttttgtCTACGCAAATCATATAGGTCCTTAatttgtcttctctctctctctctctctctctctctctctctatctatctatctatctatctctctttctctttctctctttctctctctatatctctctccttctctctctcttcctctcctcaaatttaaaaagaattatttcgaaaagaaagaaagaaatccttAAGATTGTAgcatcattgaaattaattaatttgagcagaatgaaagaaacatgAGCAGGTATAGGTAGGTTACGTTGAAGTGTCACATTCGTCAAGTACGGCCGTGACCTCGCGCTGAAATATTTCTCACCGATCGACCGACATCGGTCTCGCATGAATCATTTTCTTCGACTCGTTTTCTCTAAGCGAAAACATATCTAAGAAAAAGTTCGAACTGAATGTGTGCATCTCTTCTCTCGTagataatcatatattttaagttttacagagagaaacagagagagagagagagagagagagagagagagagagagagagagagatatttaagaaaatatatatacatacatagaaagtTTATTCGACGACAGTTTCATAATGATCGAtaacttaatatttattgacgTTAGATCCTAGAGGAAACAACGCATTCGCTTAGTCTgacataaaaatagaattatatgtTGAAATTAAGATTTtcgattatatgaaaatataaatgtagcCACATAGTAATTTTATAGTAAAGAGTGCATTTCGAATAAACCGATcttatcgttctctcttcaTCGTTCATTGTCAGAATCACATACACGTCTACTCGAACGAACGTTCTCTCATTCCAAGCATACTTTCGTTCAGTACCATAATTCGTACAACGCGAGCAACATAAAGAGTAACAGTTTCGACACTCCTAAAATACTGACTGGTAGAAATTTCAGTTTCGACAGTCATAACTTCTAGATTTCTTTCAGAGAAACTTTTAATAGCttgagtaaagaaaaagaaaaaaaaaattattcgccAAAActttacgtatataatatgacAACGTTGTTCTCAAATTATTTCACAATGCACAATGTAAATCTCATgtattataaagtaataataatgaatgaatatgtatattttcttttagaaaaaattcaatacaatttaaaaattatcatgtaaaaatattaattttagtattataaaaatattaattttactacCTTAAATTTACTTCGCCATTTAATTTCTAAGCGCGCAATATTTGAAATCAaacatcgttaatattttttaaacgattcgtCTCTCTTGATAGAAAATCaccaaatatttttgttatgatCTTTGATTCGATAAATAGTTTGATATGacatcaaaaagaaaaaaagaaaaaactaaacaaaacaagaaaattaaCCCTGTTCAAATTACAAGTAGATATAGACGACGGCACGCCTAGAATCGTTCGACATTTCggttgaaaaatgaaattacgaGAGATTGCATTCCTCTTGGCGTCGTGTATTCGCGTCTTCGAGAAAAAAGccagaaaaaaagacagagaaaaagagagagagaaagaaagagaaagagaaagaaaaagagagaaaatacgagCATACTTCAAGAAGGCGCGCTTCGAAGGGCGACAACTAccactactaatactactactacactactctactactactattactactactattactattactactactattattacactactctactactattactaacgcgacgataataaaaatgacaaaacaGAACGTGACAGTTGACACGCGACTTTTGTCCTATAATTGGATACAATTAAAAGAtgcatcttttttatttatgatacttGCAGTTTAGTAATATTGGCCGGCGATCGAAGAACGATGCTTTCGAAAGACCGGCTCTTTAAAGCTGATAAAAAATCTGGTCCGCGACATATGAATCCTCGTCCATCGGCTGTGATGTTACAAGTCTCCATCGCAGTGAGACTTCGAAGGATGATTTCGTCCTGAGCGTAAGATGTACGACAGGACAACATCATCGCCAAGACGATCATCATGCCATAAAAAGAATGCAGGCGCATGCCGATCAAACTGGCAACGTTTTATCGTGGCAAccctctcttatcttttttccttttccttcttcctcccctttcttccgttccttttctctttcctcgtttcttctttccctatTTATCCTCGATATTGGCCGCAGAAACTCGCACGTacgccgccaccgccaccgccaccgccgccgtcgccgccgccgccgccgccgcctgCGGGCCAAGGGAAACGAATTCCGAGCACGCACGAATATTCCGCCTCGCGTTTCTCCGCTCGAAATATAACCAAGCAACCTTCCAAAAGAAATGTCTGTGGTCGCACGACTACGACAGCGAATTGACCAAATTTAACTTAACGAATTATCGTCGAATAATTATTGTCGTTCCTTcttgataagaagaaaaagaaaaaggaagggaaaccacgaattattttctaagagatgacatacatacatatataacgacCAACAACCACCAGCATCATTCACaccacgtacatatgtacatccACCCACGACGTTGAACGTTTACTGACTGGACCTTAGTGTGGCGAACGACAAGCGCGAAATATCCTGGTGGAGGGGATGCTCATACACTgatttttcctctctcgttcattcgatatatattGTGCACCACGCTTAGCCTTTCTTCGACCCCCCCCactctcttccctctttccttttctctctctctctctctccctttcatcGCACGCGCCAACTCCAACTAGGACCAATCGACTTTCTCCCTCACCCTACTCGCTGTGTAGTAAACCTTGCCACAAGATTGAGAAGCGCGCGAGAACTCCCCTCGTATATACATTCACGTacattcataattaatattattccttCATTCTcaccaaagaaagaaatactcAAAAGGGATGAAAGTTTCTTACCTCACCCgttatcttttatttgaaaGGACAATATATATGCATCAATGTTTGTTTATTCGTATGcaagtgaaaaaataaatgcgcATATTTGtcgaatgaatgaaaacaaaaatattacttacttTTGTCGTtaattattgtcttttttttttcccccttcatTTATCTCAAGCTTATctactttattaaaaataaaaaaaaaaaaaaaaacaacgcgTACAAACTACGAAACAACGATGTGCCTACTTATAGGTTAACGTAAAAAaggtgaaaaattttttttctctcacatttttcttgtctttttttttttttttttactttttttttatccctgtaaaaaagaaaaaagacgtgTTCTTTCAGAAAGCTCGAGCTTCGGAATACGACGAAACCATTTCACGTTCCTTCGCGTTTATCTCTGACGTCATAGATCGTTCGTCTTCACCCTATATATCCCGCGGAATCTCGGACACGTAACCTCGGATTCCGTTTCCGATTCCTATCTTCATATACATAAGCACAGATCCTTCCTCTCTACAGCGTGTTTCGTAAGTTTATTAGCTCTTTATTTTGGTGTCTACGGATgacaaaattcttttattattagaattaataagaatttgaatttgtttttaaaacgTTCGATACAGTTTTATATCGCATTTCTTTGATCACGTGACAACGTAATCGATCATCTCTCATCCGTAACGATTTAAATCAATcgataatcaaaaattaaattaaatgttcaataaaaaaacattccggcaattttctaataaaaaatcataatatatttatattactttcgtACTCGAATATGTCAGTTGATCAAAATCAAATggggaaaaaatattatattttagaaactttcaattttatcggctttctttctttcttgttctaaCATTACACGCCACATGTAAATATCTCAAATAAGATTCAACTGGCGGATTtccaacgataaaaaaaaaataatttaaatctttaCAACAATCTttcactataataatatagaaataattctattgcattgataaaaaaaataaaatagaatgataCCAACATAACCAAGGACGTGAGAAGATAAAACGATCTATACTCCTCACGTAAGAGTATCGTTAGTATAAGTATAATCTTACTTTATAATGATTCTTCAATTATCTTCATTGCAAATTATCTCTAATTTATCTCCTATTCAACATCCTTTTTATTGTTCTAATAATGACCATACGCATATACCACACATAAGAACATATAATtacaggtttttttttttttaaactttatcattaattatccaacagtgttttataaaaaaactgaaataattataattaaaggatattatttgtgtaaagaaaataatgttattataagtACGaaggaagatattttttattaaaatgtataaatatgcgtgatttcattttcccttttataAGAAATCGGATCAatagagaataagaaatatttatgtgCGAGTATTCTCTTGTCAGcgattatacaaatttttacaatagtaataaatgcATGCACGTttgtaaaaaagatgaaacattagaaatatgatactaaatgaaacgaaattattataaatcaaaataaaacaaagaataatctattaaatctcaaattttatttccttagaCTTCTTACTCTCAATAACGAAAAAGACAGACTTATTTGAATGCAAATTCAGTTGCATGATTCatctcatttaaatatattatgtctAGCAACAAACTTTCACCAACTACTTAATCATtgcaattagaaaaaaaaatgaaaaagaaaaaggaatgacgAAACATAGTAAATGTCATATCGATATACAATacaagattaaattaaaataagatatatggaaatttgttattatagataatatttacataccCCCAATCAATTTATcctttaagtaaaaaaaaaaaaaaaacttgtaaaaaatgaaaataacaaaattaaatgctAGAATGTTCaaatttcgtaatttttttctacgtgtccatcatataaaaattctacaatttacaaattgataattta encodes the following:
- the LOC124946844 gene encoding lutropin-choriogonadotropic hormone receptor isoform X1, coding for MRLHSFYGMMIVLAMMLSCRTSYAQDEIILRSLTAMETCNITADGRGFICRGPDFLSALKSRSFESIVLRSPANITKLDLTNNNITRVSEHVFHQLPNLEFLSLRRNHLYTIHEDAFENLTSLRILELDDNYLTEIPIALIKLDALEDLSISNNKVQQLDGHIFQSIDNLISLDLRGNPIKQINDNTFQNLHKLRKLILSDVKEMRIFPNLNGTSSLEVLKLDRARLKAIPPDLCVQCPKLKSFDVKSNYLTKIPNLRNCHNLRVLDLANNAISSISDAPFKTLNMLHDLLLANNNLKTISRDAFSGLSKLQVLDLESNYIDYIDPGAFTETKHLEDLNLGNNVFPTLPVNGLAGLLHLKTFNNPALRQFPSPDKFPRVQTMVLSYAYHCCSFLSIEIEDTVTKSSLQESVLFPTDNEFDMTLWNSSFGDVWPHLNNLSDKFGSQLNELWDNFGPDFTYSGNVPPYSEDYIEEQIGQNAAPGQTVPSHVQCLPQPGPFLPCQDLFDWWTLRCGVWIVFLLAMLGNGTVVFVLIFSRSKMDVPRFLVCNLAAADFFMGVYLGLLAVLDASTLGEFKMYAIPWQMSAGCQLAGFLGVLSSELSVYTLAVITLERNYAITHAMHLNKRLSLKHAVYIMTIGWGFATSMATLPLFGISDYRKFAICLPFETSGIAALIYVVFLMLINGVAFLILMGCYLKMYCAIRGSQAWNSNDSRIAKRMALLVFTDFLCWSPIAFFSLTAAFGLQLVSLEQAKVFAVFVLPLNSCCNPFLYAILTKQFKKDCILICKAIEESRVTRGIGRCRHSSNFSNRQTPANTNSLVDRSSKEHQAPCVCTSKLLETSQCPSYRWWGARFLWPCAADQRQRYTRNDHYAYQIAEIQQKQHKRASSVSSSENFSSSRSDSWRQTHHCGIPLRLLDPKRRTSSWLVTRKPSQDSNLSSSRNDSSGSAATASTSTWRMSRSTASLEISARNTPRPIRPKPRLTRQLAIQEPEPPASPCRLAVRLLATIPSAAEMSEQQDEESAVPK
- the LOC124946844 gene encoding lutropin-choriogonadotropic hormone receptor isoform X2, which encodes MRLHSFYGMMIVLAMMLSCRTSYAQDEIILRSLTAMETCNITADGRGFICRGPDFLSALKSRSFESIVLRSPANITKLDLTNNNITRVSEHVFHQLPNLEFLSLRRNHLYTIHEDAFENLTSLRILELDDNYLTEIPIALIKLDALEDLSISNNKVQQLDGHIFQSIDNLISLDLRGNPIKQINDNTFQNLHKLRKLILSDVKEMRIFPNLNGTSSLEVLKLDRARLKAIPPDLCVQCPKLKSFDVKSNYLTKIPNLRNCHNLRVLDLANNAISSISDAPFKTLNMLHDLLLANNNLKTISRDAFSGLSKLQVLDLESNYIDYIDPGAFTETKHLEDLNLGNNVFPTLPVNGLAGLLHLKTFNNPALRQFPSPDKFPRVQTMVLSYAYHCCSFLSIEIEDTVTKSSLQESVLFPTDNEFDMTLWNSSFGDVWPHLNFTYSGNVPPYSEDYIEEQIGQNAAPGQTVPSHVQCLPQPGPFLPCQDLFDWWTLRCGVWIVFLLAMLGNGTVVFVLIFSRSKMDVPRFLVCNLAAADFFMGVYLGLLAVLDASTLGEFKMYAIPWQMSAGCQLAGFLGVLSSELSVYTLAVITLERNYAITHAMHLNKRLSLKHAVYIMTIGWGFATSMATLPLFGISDYRKFAICLPFETSGIAALIYVVFLMLINGVAFLILMGCYLKMYCAIRGSQAWNSNDSRIAKRMALLVFTDFLCWSPIAFFSLTAAFGLQLVSLEQAKVFAVFVLPLNSCCNPFLYAILTKQFKKDCILICKAIEESRVTRGIGRCRHSSNFSNRQTPANTNSLVDRSSKEHQAPCVCTSKLLETSQCPSYRWWGARFLWPCAADQRQRYTRNDHYAYQIAEIQQKQHKRASSVSSSENFSSSRSDSWRQTHHCGIPLRLLDPKRRTSSWLVTRKPSQDSNLSSSRNDSSGSAATASTSTWRMSRSTASLEISARNTPRPIRPKPRLTRQLAIQEPEPPASPCRLAVRLLATIPSAAEMSEQQDEESAVPK
- the LOC124946844 gene encoding lutropin-choriogonadotropic hormone receptor isoform X4, with translation MRIFPNLNGTSSLEVLKLDRARLKAIPPDLCVQCPKLKSFDVKSNYLTKIPNLRNCHNLRVLDLANNAISSISDAPFKTLNMLHDLLLANNNLKTISRDAFSGLSKLQVLDLESNYIDYIDPGAFTETKHLEDLNLGNNVFPTLPVNGLAGLLHLKTFNNPALRQFPSPDKFPRVQTMVLSYAYHCCSFLSIEIEDTVTKSSLQESVLFPTDNEFDMTLWNSSFGDVWPHLNNLSDKFGSQLNELWDNFGPDFTYSGNVPPYSEDYIEEQIGQNAAPGQTVPSHVQCLPQPGPFLPCQDLFDWWTLRCGVWIVFLLAMLGNGTVVFVLIFSRSKMDVPRFLVCNLAAADFFMGVYLGLLAVLDASTLGEFKMYAIPWQMSAGCQLAGFLGVLSSELSVYTLAVITLERNYAITHAMHLNKRLSLKHAVYIMTIGWGFATSMATLPLFGISDYRKFAICLPFETSGIAALIYVVFLMLINGVAFLILMGCYLKMYCAIRGSQAWNSNDSRIAKRMALLVFTDFLCWSPIAFFSLTAAFGLQLVSLEQAKVFAVFVLPLNSCCNPFLYAILTKQFKKDCILICKAIEESRVTRGIGRCRHSSNFSNRQTPANTNSLVDRSSKEHQAPCVCTSKLLETSQCPSYRWWGARFLWPCAADQRQRYTRNDHYAYQIAEIQQKQHKRASSVSSSENFSSSRSDSWRQTHHCGIPLRLLDPKRRTSSWLVTRKPSQDSNLSSSRNDSSGSAATASTSTWRMSRSTASLEISARNTPRPIRPKPRLTRQLAIQEPEPPASPCRLAVRLLATIPSAAEMSEQQDEESAVPK
- the LOC124946844 gene encoding lutropin-choriogonadotropic hormone receptor isoform X3 → MHSKIFFILISHRSISNNKVQQLDGHIFQSIDNLISLDLRGNPIKQINDNTFQNLHKLRKLILSDVKEMRIFPNLNGTSSLEVLKLDRARLKAIPPDLCVQCPKLKSFDVKSNYLTKIPNLRNCHNLRVLDLANNAISSISDAPFKTLNMLHDLLLANNNLKTISRDAFSGLSKLQVLDLESNYIDYIDPGAFTETKHLEDLNLGNNVFPTLPVNGLAGLLHLKTFNNPALRQFPSPDKFPRVQTMVLSYAYHCCSFLSIEIEDTVTKSSLQESVLFPTDNEFDMTLWNSSFGDVWPHLNNLSDKFGSQLNELWDNFGPDFTYSGNVPPYSEDYIEEQIGQNAAPGQTVPSHVQCLPQPGPFLPCQDLFDWWTLRCGVWIVFLLAMLGNGTVVFVLIFSRSKMDVPRFLVCNLAAADFFMGVYLGLLAVLDASTLGEFKMYAIPWQMSAGCQLAGFLGVLSSELSVYTLAVITLERNYAITHAMHLNKRLSLKHAVYIMTIGWGFATSMATLPLFGISDYRKFAICLPFETSGIAALIYVVFLMLINGVAFLILMGCYLKMYCAIRGSQAWNSNDSRIAKRMALLVFTDFLCWSPIAFFSLTAAFGLQLVSLEQAKVFAVFVLPLNSCCNPFLYAILTKQFKKDCILICKAIEESRVTRGIGRCRHSSNFSNRQTPANTNSLVDRSSKEHQAPCVCTSKLLETSQCPSYRWWGARFLWPCAADQRQRYTRNDHYAYQIAEIQQKQHKRASSVSSSENFSSSRSDSWRQTHHCGIPLRLLDPKRRTSSWLVTRKPSQDSNLSSSRNDSSGSAATASTSTWRMSRSTASLEISARNTPRPIRPKPRLTRQLAIQEPEPPASPCRLAVRLLATIPSAAEMSEQQDEESAVPK